A window from Intestinimonas massiliensis (ex Afouda et al. 2020) encodes these proteins:
- a CDS encoding aminotransferase class I/II-fold pyridoxal phosphate-dependent enzyme, with protein sequence MSHTPLYDALRAFADTGPLRFHMPGHHGKPLPAPELSRLSELDFTELPPTGDLFSPGGPIEAAEKLWAAAFGMSACLFLTGGSTQGLHTALTLACSVGGGVLVDRGCHRSVYHSMALLDLQPVYLPRPWLTEEGVTGPISPQLVDNELKNHPDIKTVCITSPTYYGVLSDIFAIAQVVHAHGGTLVVDGAHGAHLPFLGLEAYGGADLVVCSAHKTLPAPGQTALLFSSGTYSLDDLRRAGSIYGSSSPSYPMMAALDLCRAALEDGGAAAYGTVAEEVAALRAELPALRPRPDLALDPCRLVLSVRDGFGVKGALEGQGVYPEMADVGHVVFIATCADGAAEFARLRAALEGLSLPPVPTRSCPGLPGIPPLVVRPRQALFAPRRYLPLRQTEGEVCGVQVAPYPPGVPVIAPGERIEKKHLSYLTEIGYNTDNTIGVITSPCAL encoded by the coding sequence GATACCGGTCCCCTCCGCTTCCATATGCCCGGCCACCATGGAAAGCCCCTGCCCGCGCCGGAATTGTCCCGCCTGTCGGAGCTGGACTTCACCGAGCTGCCCCCAACGGGAGACCTGTTCTCCCCCGGCGGCCCCATCGAGGCGGCGGAGAAGCTCTGGGCGGCGGCCTTCGGGATGTCGGCCTGTCTGTTTCTCACCGGCGGCTCCACCCAGGGCCTGCACACCGCCCTGACGCTGGCCTGCTCCGTGGGGGGCGGCGTGCTGGTGGACCGGGGCTGTCACCGCTCGGTCTATCACTCTATGGCCCTGCTGGACCTGCAGCCGGTGTACCTGCCCCGCCCTTGGCTGACCGAGGAGGGAGTGACCGGACCGATTTCTCCACAGCTTGTGGACAATGAGCTGAAAAATCACCCGGATATAAAAACAGTTTGTATTACATCACCGACCTATTACGGGGTGTTGTCGGATATTTTCGCCATTGCCCAGGTCGTCCATGCCCACGGTGGAACGCTGGTGGTGGATGGGGCTCACGGAGCCCATCTGCCCTTCCTGGGGCTGGAGGCCTATGGGGGGGCCGACCTGGTGGTCTGCTCGGCCCATAAGACCCTCCCGGCCCCGGGCCAGACGGCTCTGCTGTTCTCCTCCGGGACCTATAGCCTGGATGACCTGCGCCGGGCGGGCTCCATCTACGGCTCCTCCAGTCCTTCCTATCCCATGATGGCGGCTCTGGACCTGTGCCGGGCTGCGCTGGAGGATGGGGGCGCGGCGGCGTATGGGACTGTGGCGGAGGAGGTAGCGGCTCTGCGGGCGGAGCTCCCGGCCCTCCGGCCCCGGCCTGACCTGGCGCTGGACCCCTGCCGTCTGGTGCTGAGCGTCCGCGACGGATTTGGTGTGAAGGGTGCGCTGGAGGGGCAGGGTGTCTATCCAGAGATGGCCGACGTCGGCCATGTGGTGTTCATCGCCACCTGTGCCGATGGGGCGGCGGAGTTTGCCCGGCTGCGCGCGGCGCTGGAGGGGTTGTCTCTGCCCCCCGTCCCCACCCGCTCCTGTCCCGGCCTGCCCGGTATTCCGCCGCTGGTGGTCCGCCCCCGGCAGGCCCTGTTCGCGCCCCGGCGGTACCTCCCTCTGCGGCAGACGGAGGGGGAGGTCTGCGGGGTGCAGGTGGCCCCCTATCCCCCCGGCGTGCCGGTCATCGCCCCCGGGGAGCGTATCGAAAAAAAACACCTTTCCTATTTGACGGAAATAGGATATAATACCGATAATACGATAGGCGTAATCACTTCGCCGTGCGCCTTGTAA